CAACTGCTTGAAAGCGGAGGAGAACGATGTTGGAATCAAAGGAGGCATGACAGTTGAGTGCAATCATGATGACTGTATCCAGTGTGGTGTGTGTGTAAAAGCCTGTCGAGAAGGAGCACTTCGCATGGAAGATGGAAAAATTGTCATCGATAGAGAAAAATGCAATAACTGTGCACGATGTGTAAAGAGCTGTCCAACAGATGCGTGGGTCGGCGAGCCGGGGTATATCGTTTCCTTTGGTGGATTATTTGGAAATAAGATTTATAAAGGTGAACAGATTGTTCCGATCATCCGTGATAAAGAAACTCTTTTCAGAGTCACAGATGCGGCTATTTCATTTTTTGAAAAGCATGCCAATGCAGGTGAGCGTTTCCGACTGACACTTGAGAGAGTCGGAAAGGAAGAATTCAAAAAAGAGGTTCAGGCTGCTTACGAAGGCAGATAGGTGTACTGACAAACAAAAATGGCGATAAGAATCGAAAAGGAGAGAAAGAGCATGGCAGAAATACAATTTGACGACCAGGTAGATATTACAGATAAGGTTTGCCCACTCACATTTGTAAAAGCTAAAGTAGCAATTGAAGAGCTGGATGATGGTGAAGTCCTTGCAATTCGAATGAATGACGGAGAGCCTGTTCAGAATGTTCCAAGAAGTATGAAAGAAGAAGGACATAAAATCTTAAAGCTTGAGGATAATGCAGACGGAACTTATACACTGTATGTCAGAAAGGTAGAAGAATAATATGGCAGTACGGATCAACAAGGATGATTTTGAAGAGAAAGTTTTAAAGAGTGATCTTCCGGTTATCGTAGATTTTTATTCTGATTCCTGCATAGCATGTAAAAAGCTTGCACCGGTATTGGGAGATGTAGAAGATGATTATGAAGGAAAATTATATGTATATAAGGTGAATACCAATTTTGATAAAGAGCTGGCAAAAGAATATCAGATAGCAGCGAATCCAACCCTTCTCTTTGTAAAAAATGCAGAAGTATTAGATCGAAAAATAGGAGCACACACTCTGGCAGAGCTTAAGACCTGGGTGGAAGCTTTACTGTAATAATATGGGTCAGGAGGAAGGCATTATGATAATTGTAGTTTCAGGAGAAAAGAAAGAAGTAAAGGATAATCTGACATTACCGGAGTTAATCGCGCAGGAAAATGTAGAGATGCCAGAGTATATAACGGTATCTATTAATGAAGAGTTTGTTCCTTCAGATGAGAAAGAGACAACCGTATTAAAAGAAGGAGACGTTGTAGAATTTCTTTATTTCATGGGAGGTGGATGTTAATGGCAATGACAGATGAACAGATTGAACGTTATTCTCGCCATATTATTCTAAAAGAAGTAGGCGCAAAAGGTCAGAAGAAGTTGCTGAAAGGGAAAGTTCTGATTATTGGAGCCGGTGGTCTTGGAGCTCCGGCAGCTATGTACCTTGCAGCAGCAGGAGTTGGAACAATCGGAATTGTAGATGCAGACGAAGTTGATCTGTCCAATCTTCAGAGACAGATTATCCATACAACAGCAGATGTAGGAAAAGCAAAGGTCAGATCGGCAAAAGAGACAATGAATGCCATGAATCCGGACGTTACAGTCAATACATACCGCATGTTCGTGGATTCTACGAATATCAGAGAACTGATCCGGGATTATGATTTTATTATTGACGGAACAGATAATTTTCCGGCAAAATTCCTGATCAACGATGCATGTGTACTGGAGAAAAAACCATTTTCACATGCAGGAATTATCCGCTTTAAAGGTCAGCTTATGACATATGTTCCGGGAGAAGGACCATGTTACAGATGTGTATTTAAAAATCCACCACCGAAGGATGCAGTCCCAACCTGCAAGCAGGCAGGTGTCATTGGAGCTATGGGTGGAGTCATTGGTTCCCTTCAAGCTATGGAAGCAATCAAATATTTGCTGGGAGTTGGAGATTTATTGACAGGTGCGCTGCTTACTTTTGACGCTCTGACGATGGAATTTCATAAAATTAAGCTTCCAAAAGATACTCATAACTGTGCAGTGTGCGGAGATCACCCGACAATTC
The sequence above is drawn from the Dorea formicigenerans genome and encodes:
- a CDS encoding 4Fe-4S binding protein; amino-acid sequence: MAEKVDYAALKKGGFMRQKQKGCFSLRLAVVGGNLTAENIKTVAEVAEKYGHGYVHMTSRQGIEIPFIKVEDINEVKEELAKGGVGTGVCGPRVRTITACQGAAICPSGCIDTYTLAKELDARYFGRELPHKFKFGVTGCQNNCLKAEENDVGIKGGMTVECNHDDCIQCGVCVKACREGALRMEDGKIVIDREKCNNCARCVKSCPTDAWVGEPGYIVSFGGLFGNKIYKGEQIVPIIRDKETLFRVTDAAISFFEKHANAGERFRLTLERVGKEEFKKEVQAAYEGR
- a CDS encoding sulfurtransferase TusA family protein; translated protein: MAEIQFDDQVDITDKVCPLTFVKAKVAIEELDDGEVLAIRMNDGEPVQNVPRSMKEEGHKILKLEDNADGTYTLYVRKVEE
- a CDS encoding thioredoxin family protein: MAVRINKDDFEEKVLKSDLPVIVDFYSDSCIACKKLAPVLGDVEDDYEGKLYVYKVNTNFDKELAKEYQIAANPTLLFVKNAEVLDRKIGAHTLAELKTWVEALL
- the thiS gene encoding sulfur carrier protein ThiS translates to MIIVVSGEKKEVKDNLTLPELIAQENVEMPEYITVSINEEFVPSDEKETTVLKEGDVVEFLYFMGGGC
- a CDS encoding HesA/MoeB/ThiF family protein — protein: MAMTDEQIERYSRHIILKEVGAKGQKKLLKGKVLIIGAGGLGAPAAMYLAAAGVGTIGIVDADEVDLSNLQRQIIHTTADVGKAKVRSAKETMNAMNPDVTVNTYRMFVDSTNIRELIRDYDFIIDGTDNFPAKFLINDACVLEKKPFSHAGIIRFKGQLMTYVPGEGPCYRCVFKNPPPKDAVPTCKQAGVIGAMGGVIGSLQAMEAIKYLLGVGDLLTGALLTFDALTMEFHKIKLPKDTHNCAVCGDHPTILEPIDYEQEVCEETAGRFDAPRKEE